GCCGACCGCGTGGTGCGACACGGTTGATGTCGCGCTCTACCTCAAGGACGAGACCACCCACATCACCGGCAGCCTCAAGCACCGGTTGGCGCGGTCGTTGTTCCTGTATGCGCTGTGCAACGGCTGGATCGACGAGAACACCACCGTCATCGAGGCGTCATCGGGTTCGACGGCGGTGTCAGAGGCGTATTTCGCGGCGCTGCTGGGTTTGCCGTTCATCGCGGTGATGCCGAGCTCGACGAGCGCCAGCAAGATCGCCCTGATCGAATCACAAGGCGGCCGTTGCTATTTCGTCGCCGAGTCGTCGCAGGTGTATGCCGAGGCCGAGCGGCTGGCCGCGGAGACCGGTGGCCATTATCTCGACCAGTTCACCAACGCCGAACGCGCCACCGACTGGCGCGGCAACAACAACATCGCCGAGTCGATCTTCGATCAGATGCGCGACGAGGCCCACCCCGTGCCCGACTGGATCGTGGTGGGCGCGGGCACCGGTGGCACCAGTGCGACGATCGGCCGGTTCATCCGGTACCGCCGCTACCAGACGCGCTTGTGTGTGGTCGACCCGGAGAACTCGGCGTTCTTCCCCTCCTATGCGCAGGGGCGCGGCGACATCGTCACGGGGATGTCGTCGCGGATCGAGGGCATCGGCCGTCCACGCGTGGAGCCGTCGTTTCTGCCCGACGTCGTGGATCGGATGGTCGTCGTGCCCGATGCGGCGTCGGTCGCTGCCGCGCGGCATGCGAGTGCGGTGCTGGGGCGACGGGTGGGTCCGTCCACCGGGACGAACCTGTGGGGCTCCTTCGGGCTACTTGCCGAAATGGTCGCCAACGGACGCAGCGGGTCAGTGGTGACCCTGCTCGCCGACAGCGGCGACCGCTACGCGGACACCTACTTCTGCGACGAGTGGCTTACCAGCCACGGGCTGGACCCCTCGCCGTGGGCCGAGGTCCTGGTCGAATTCGAACGCTCCGGCCGCTGGCCCTGATCCTCGGACCGGCCCATGAGGGGACCGTCGGAGGTCAGGAACAGCCACAAGGCGGCCAGGACGAAGAATCCCAGATAGATCGAAGCGCCGAGCCCGGTCATTTCTCGCCTCACTTAGTCGTTTTCTACCGTCAGTCTGCATAACGCCACCGACAACCCAAATGCATCCACCGGCGTGTCGT
The sequence above is drawn from the Mycobacterium gallinarum genome and encodes:
- a CDS encoding PLP-dependent cysteine synthase family protein translates to MSAAASASRGRPRKWVDNAVRLIEADARRSADTHLLRYPLPTAWCDTVDVALYLKDETTHITGSLKHRLARSLFLYALCNGWIDENTTVIEASSGSTAVSEAYFAALLGLPFIAVMPSSTSASKIALIESQGGRCYFVAESSQVYAEAERLAAETGGHYLDQFTNAERATDWRGNNNIAESIFDQMRDEAHPVPDWIVVGAGTGGTSATIGRFIRYRRYQTRLCVVDPENSAFFPSYAQGRGDIVTGMSSRIEGIGRPRVEPSFLPDVVDRMVVVPDAASVAAARHASAVLGRRVGPSTGTNLWGSFGLLAEMVANGRSGSVVTLLADSGDRYADTYFCDEWLTSHGLDPSPWAEVLVEFERSGRWP